The DNA region TTAGTAGATGATCTGGAAAAGAAGACAGTGAATTAGATCAAGATGATTGAGATCAATGTAAGAAAAAATGACTTGGGaagaattatattatatatggatATATATAAAGCAGCACTTACTCGAATAAAGGTGTGTCGCAACATATGCAATGGTAAATCCCCGGGGTTTTAGTATTCCAGTACTCCCTAATAGAAACGAAACGAGtagggaaaaaataattaaaaaagatgcCAAGCCTGAAAATACTCAAAGCCATGGGGcaattatataacattttttttacaggtAGCTATGTTGgacaaaattagaagaaaaactaGTTGAAAgcttatcaaattaaaattgttcGATAAAATTAAATGTCAACGTAATTGAAAAGCgtaaaacaactataaataaataaaatcatgatttgattaaaaaaataataaatatatcaaaagataaaagtggaagaaaatataaaaaaattaaaagttaaaagctACTTAAAAaactactaaaataaatttatttatcaaacggtcaaaaaaaagttttttaaccaatgaaaaaaactaattgaaatTCCTTGTCAAATATAACCAAGAACAGCAAACACAATTTCCAGTTTTGATATTAAAGCCAAATATAATTGGAGTACAACCTATCTTGCTCAGAGACAACAGATATTAAAGCCATGTGTATACTTAAGTGTTGACCATGAAATGATTCAATATTAGTGTTACATAAATGACACACTGCTCGGCAATAGATGATTAAATCTTATACAGCACTAAGAGTAGAAACTAGCAAGAGACATTTATGTCATATCTAACGACTAACGCCAAACAATTGCTCTCACATTTTGTATGACATGAGATATAATGTGAAGCAAATTTCTTTACCGAGTAGGTAAAACTATGTTCTGTCATGTAAGAATTTTAACAGAATATAACAAACAAAACCCAATTAACTAAATAGACATCAAAATAGACAGAAATAGGATAATTCATAGTAACAAGTCAGTTAAAACAAAAGGTCTAGCAAActgattttgaatatatattgcAAAGCAATTTGGCAGATGCCTCTGTACGTGAACAACTAAGCATGACTTGGAAGCATAGTGTCCTTAATTCCTAGTAGTAGTTCAATAACATACCCAGTGAAAGCTCTTTCAGTTCCCTTCTGACGAGTAATATAGAACTGTTCATTTGTGAGCCGCTTCTTCCACTCTTCATCGGTTAAAGATTTATAGTCAATAGTATCAGCTCCTGCATTAGTTAGAATTAAAAGTGGTTATTGGTTACAATCAACACATACGTgtgtattttcaatttttttttaacatcataTTGATATGAAGTTGTTCTTGCTTAAAGCAGTGACAAATTTTTGTTAGAGACTATAGTAAACTCAAAGTGAATATTCTCCTTCCAACATGATTTTTTTGCATACCCAAAAGTCAATTACAATATTTTCATTTAGTGGTTTTGATCTTAAGCAACGGGGAAGAACTAATAGAGTATATACGTTGGGGAATGAATATATTAAACTTAAGAAAACAAACATCCTTCAGCATGGACACATATACGGTATGATTAACAATAACACATTGAATTCTAAAGCGTGTGAGAGAAATCACACGCACACACAAACACAAGCTTTAACAAAACAAGGTTTGGCAAGTGTGCATATGTCCTAGAGAGCAGAgcgatttctttttcttattaatcATCAAAGGAGTTAGATCaggatatatataatatacacaTACATTATCTTAACATTGCATACATTATCTTAACACGCGAACATTATCATTAAGTGTTCATTATCTTTACGTGTGTATTATCTTAATCCGCATACAACATTATGTGTTCCGCGAGGGCTTTGCCCTTGCACCCCAATTCGATTCGTAACCCAACTGCAAGTTGGCCCTTACACTCCACTCCAACTTTCCCCTGCTCCTAACATATGAGCCATACACAACAATCTCTACGTTGGCAAATATTTAGCTCCTAACATATGAGCAATCCATGTTGCCAAAGATAGTTGATACAATTATGTCAATGTATGATGGAGCTTCCCCAGCTCCATGGAGGTTTAGGAGGACTTTGAGTAACTACCGATGATTCCCGAGGGAGCAAAACCATGTAGTCCAAGACATGAGGCGATAGTACAATCTTGTCAAAGATAAAGATTAACACACCATTAAGCTCGTTGTCTGATATGTGTTTGAAGAATTGGCTAAGTTAACTGCTTTTGCACTTCTCACTAGTGTTGGagatccttttattttttaacaggcTATGAACAGCTTGGAGAAAGACAGATGAATGGGTGCTATGGTGGAGGAGATTGAGTCTTCATAGAAGAATCAAAcatgggagctagttcctatgGGCAAAAAGAGCCACAAGATGCAAATAGATGTATAAGAGGAAACCTCCATTATCATATAAAGAAGGAAAAGAGTTCAAACAGAGGGACATGCACAAAGTTTAttgttatcaattaaattaattattttttttttaatctttttagtaataaatttatcttaaatttataaaaaaaattcaaaaactactttttttattaatattcgttttttctaattatttttcaaaagattctctcttctttaacttatttaaaaataattaatataataaatattataaattaattcttataaaaaagaaaaaatatcattgtcTTTGGAATGAAACCCGTATTGCATAGAGTTACAATTAACATCAACCGAGATTCTTAACTTCACCTAGTAATTCACATGTTCAACGCAGCTTTCTTTTGTAAATTGAGCagaacaaaaaacaacaaagcAGTCcgcaaagaaattaaaagaaaagagaggaaaaccCTCTTCACTGTACAATCTATTACCTGCTTCAGATTCAACGCTGTCTGCATATTGTGACTGGGAGTGGGAAGAAGCGGAGGAACCCATTGCTCGAATTGAGGTAGAAATTCTTCTGGGTTTGATATGAGCACAAGAAGGCCACAACAAAAACTTGGAATCAAGCTTCCCAATTATCCTATTGTAAGGAATATGTGTTGGTGGTAAACTCAAACTTTGAGAAGCCATTCTTCTTACGCTGGCCACTCCAATTCATAACACCGACTTAATGGCTTTCcttaaacaaataaatcatgAGATTGTTAGTGGTTTGATTTGATGCCACGTAACCTAACATTTTATGGAATATGATGCCTCAATTTcgtaacaatttatttatccgtgaagtataaatataaattaattatggcTTAAATACcttttttagtaattaaaatttaatattttttattttccatcttgtaaaactatattttttttgttccagtaaattacatttattttgttttatgttctaaTAATGCTTTAGGCATCTTTTTTCATGtccaaaatattatataaaatgttttatggaataaaaacaaacatagattataaaaactaaaagtaaaaaaatataattttaaaccattaattaaaattaaaagtctaaaatgtgtttttagtctttaataaattattaaattttatatttattctttaataaaaaaattacgttGAGTCTtgttaaaacaataattatattttttattcttgatgttttttagttctaattaaattaaaaaaattgatcctaaatttttcattcatttcttaTTAGTtccttaaattttgttattagaAACCTTAATAAAAGGACTAAtgacaaataaacaaaatttattaaaaattaaaaacataattcgcttaaagaataaaagatcaaaaataaaattattattttattaataatttaataaggaaataattattaaaaatttaattaaaaattaaaatatttattaaggatggaaatatattttaatcaaattaaaattagaggGAATGATTGCATGAAGATTGACATTTCTGTGTGGTTGAGAAGTGAGAATTGAGAACCATGTGTTGGCCACGTGTACATTTATATGCCGCATAGGTCGTAAGAAAATTCTCATGTTAGTctttaaaattgaattgaattaatttcttatattttaatttttttctttaatttttaaataaatggttTTTCAGAAAATTTAACTTAATATTTACTATATCATGTAACGTATTTGAAAAAATtgcaatgttttgaaaaaatattatgtaactCTCATGTTAGTTTTCAAGTTGAATTTAAGTAAgttataaattacataatttcTAGAATAGAATTGtttcctaattttttaaattactaatgAGCTCATTGAAGATTATAATAGGTAAATGgctattaagatatttttagagataacaatatttttttaaaattgagagtAAATTATTACTAATACttattgagaatattttctttgttcttgATCAGTCTGGTGTAACTAACTACTCTTCTTAGataataattcatttatttaattcatttttaaaatcatatacattacatataagattttaaatcaaaaacttacaatgtaatttttcacaataattCTAAGCAATAAATGAGATTTCTATTTGTAGGACTTAGTATCTCAATCTCAAGGATATAGATTTATACTTATTGCATTTTCTTATATTATGAGTCTAGAACCTTTGTATAGTCTAAATGTGATATCTAGATTTGTATTAATCCTATCAAGTTAACTCTTATCCTTTTGGAAAACTAACAATTATCTACAACTTCTATGTTAACCTCAAAATATAGtttaatcatttattatatctaaaattgaagggaaaatgaaattgctAATCTAATTCTGATAGCTTAGCCTTTGGTCACTAATGTGATCATATCTTGAGTcctagaaattattttttagtgagAACCAAAGCCCTTAGTTAATTAATATTCATGCCACATCTTTTATTAATACCACAAAGTctaatttcatcatttttttcactCATTTTTGCGTTCGAAGTTAACATTCATTGtcaataaaatcaacatgtccaaaaatcatttatcaaattcaattttatgtATATCAAAAGGACAAAACATCAAGAACATCCAACAATCAAATTCACCAAAATCGTGATAGAAATTAAGTGTTTCAAGATATTCACAACCCATCCaataaactataaatataaatctAATACCATATCATCTGTCAATGCCCCCTTCACCACTGATACAAgagaagaggaaaagaaaacCCATTCCTTCTTACCTTGAAAGAAACAAATCCTCAACAATGTTAGACAAGtgacctcagatatcttaagaaggggggttgaattaagatattacagaCTATTccccccaattaaaattttgttcttctttAATGATAATATCAATTGTTCCCTTATTATGAATTACTGAAATTCAATTCAAACTAAAACTTCCTtaatgcaaaagataaataacaataaataaaggagtttaagggaagagaaagtgaaaactcagttttatactggttcggccacacccttgtgcttacgtctagtccccaagcaacccacttgagagttccactatcttgtaaaaaccctttacaagttctaaaccaCACAGGGCagtccttcctttgtgttcagattgttttacaacaagagactctcggtctcttaatcccttttcagaagtatgaagaagagaagaagaaatctctcttgaaagagatagattgtacaatgaagcactcaaataattccttattgaattgcaagtattttggccaaggaatgttttagaggataaaacaatttttgcttttgagaggataagaccttttgttcagaaaaactctaagcaaattcgtgttccaagtcacatatatatggatctttgatggtcattcaaaaaccatttgaacagatgtaactcttggaaattattttatgaaaatctcctctggtaatcaattacaagacttgtgtaatcgattacaggctttaaaatttgaattaaaacgttcaataactactggtaatcgattaccattcaagtgtaatcgattacatagtataaaatttgaattcaaatttctaatagctgttataaatagttttaactgctggtaatcgattacaagccttgtgtaatcgattgcatgtcttcaaaaacatttaaaaacattttaagagtATTTTAGGAagcattttggccactggtaatcgattacatcctctggtaatcgattaccaaagagtaaatctcttgtaaaaacattttaacttaaattctttggtcaaacctctTGTTGTTTCAACTTGGAATTTCCTTCCTGAGACTCTAGAGAttatcttgatcatatatcttgaatttcttagattcttgtcttgaataaaacttgagaagcgcatgatcctttggcatcatcaaaaaatcaaaatatctttgcttTTATAATCTCTcgctttttgatgatgacaattcaATTCCTGGAATCAAGATAGAATATATACAACCAAATCCCCCTTTGGCAGCATCAAAAAACCAAAGTGCACGGAGACTAATATAGCAACCAGAATCAGTCAAACATAATGTGCTAAAAAAAACTATCTTTCAACCATCCAAACATAAGTAATTTTAGCAAAACAACCAAAGTCAGAAGTCTTAATgaaagccaaaatacaaggccaaaaaataagtacgaaaaaacagaaacaaaaacttaaataactGGAATCTATGAATCCGCAGGAGGATTAAAGCAACGGCGAATGAAACTCATGTCGTCCTCAAGTTGTATGATGTGTGTGTCCATCCCTGCAAAGCGAGCATCAATGGCATTGATACGACCATCCAAGGAATCAAAGCGCTCACCAACATAGGAGCAGAGGCCTCGTAACTCCGAGAGAACTTCATGCATGAGGGTAGAGGAGTCATCTCTCTGAGGCGGAGGAGAAGGAGTGTGTTCGTCTTGCGGAGGTTGTCTATCCTTCTTCAACCATTGCCCATCCATGTCCTTACGGTAGCCGAAGGAGGTTACCACACCGACACCAATGGCAAAAGAACGTTTGACTTGCACAAAGGGCTCATTATCCAagggaatttgaaaatggtgaAGAAACAAAGTGACAAGTTGTGGATAAGGCAAAGGTTCATTTGaccgcaatgccttatgcatgcggtATCTGATCAAATGGGCACAGTCAATCGGACGACCAGTGAAAAAAGCCCACATCAATATTAAATTCTCCTCAAAGGCTTGAGCCAAGTTTGATGATCTGGGTAGCAAAATGCGAATTGTGatgtagtgcatgatgcgacaatCAAATGTCAATGAACCAACAAGTAGTCTACCGGTCATGTCCGCCTGGTCAATGCAAACCATGTGGCAGGCATCATGACTGGAGTAATCAAACTTCCAGTCAttaacaatggtgccctcaaaaggtgcaccttgactgggtagatgtgtcaatgaaaagaaaacaaattcatCAATAACCATGGAAATGCCATGCACCTCAGAAACTAATGTATTaccctgaatttttaaattcgaGTAAAAGACTTGGACTAATTCAGGATAATATGGTAATTTTAATGAGATAAAAGGAATCAAACCAgtgttttgaaacacttgatagcaatcaaatgtTTCCCCATCAAAGAATTCTAGGTCAAGATATTTGGGATCAAGAATTTGACGAGAGGAAAAGAGAGAGGAGTACCGGATACACTGTTCATTAGATGAAAACAGTGTAGAGGATGACAAAGAGGGTGGAATTGGTGCTGGGGATGCTCCGGTGGCTTCGGGACATGGTGTTCTAGTTGCCACAGCGGAGGTGGATGAACCCTTATGTTTCTTGGATGATTCTGCCATTTGGTGTAGTTATTGAAGATTTTGATCGGTTGGAATGAAAGAGAATCGAAAATGATGAAAATTGGAAGTTGTGGGAATCGATTTGCTGAAGAAACGAGTGAGATATGGTGTTTGGAAGTTTGGGAGAAAGGGGGGCATCGTAGCTCGAACGTTTCGTGACTACAGCTTCTGAAATGTGTCTATTTATAAAAGATGAcgttttgtaatcgattacaaggtttggtaattgattacatgtaatCAATGTGGGACTTAAAGTGTTTTTCATGATTTAGGGTCTATTTTCTCCAAGATAGAAGTCAATTGTAACTTTTTAGCAAGCTTTCCCACAACACAAATGACACCTCAGATGGACAAGTATAACTCAAGATATGAGGTAGTCTTTATAGACTTTTTATCATAAAACTCAACACTAGAGTTAGACActttataagtttttaattataagaacccAATATAGCACTCCTAAAGCACCAaatataacaacaacaacaacaatagttGTAGTAAgaatataataacaataatagtattaacaataataatacctAAGGTAtctttaatcaattaatttaggATAAATAGCTTATTTAGTATCTGAATTATGCATTCGCTACCAATTAGTCCCTACATTTTCAAATGACTCATTTAGTCCACAAATGTGCAAATGTTGCAAAAAAATTAGTCCAACCATTTATTATTAGCCTTGTATGTTGTGGACAAATTTGTTAGTACGTAGAATAGTTACAAGTCCACTATGACATTAAGTGTCATATTTTAAAGACCAAATTGTCAGTATGTTTAATGGATTTGACACAATATTTATACATTAGTGAACTAATTGATCATTTCAAAAATGTAGGGACTATATTGtcagaaaatatataattcaagGATTAAATAGGTCATTTacacattaatattatataatataatacaaaTTGCATAATTCTAAAAGGGTGTCctcatagtttttttaatactcAGAATTTAGAGTGTTACAATTCTCAactccttaaaatatttttttcctataaataagaCCAAACTATGCAAATTTGCCCCTCCACCCAATTCCCAAGAGAAACTTAGGAAAACCTAGttatatcatatttaatgtTAGAATGGTCTCCTGCTTTCATCCTATTAAAGGTTTTTGTAATTCTAAGGGTCATATGGTTCCTCTTTAACCTTGTTTAGGAAAATATCACTCCTAAGGATACCTAAAGTGTGATTCCAACTTTAGTATTTTGCTTTCTTATGATTGCATCTATTTCTAGACAAGGTTTATCCTTAAGAGGTTCTAGGGTCCTTCTTGGTCTTACTCAGGGGAAAGTTTGGGCTTTCAATCCACACTTAAGATGACTTGGGATTTATGCTCTCAAGTGAATTCTACTTTGGTAGATGCTTACCATAATCTCTCCCTATGAGATTTTAGTTTTCAAGGCTTGCTTAAGGCATCTATTTGTTTTTCTTAGCTTCCATAAGGTCCATCTCTCTAATGGGTTTCTAGCTTAGGCTcgactttaaaaaatttattggcCAACCATTGATACCTAGGTAACATCACTAATTAAGTAGGTTATTATCACGACCATTCTACTTCTCAACAACCATACCTCTTAGCTTTGTTCAAGCTTTCTTTACTAATGGTCTTCTAGtctaattgtaaatatttgacAGGTTGAGAATCTCTTCATAACTTCACTCAGGGTGAACCTATTCACAAGTGTTGTAAGATTCAGTGAGAAGATGAAAGAGGCGATGACCTTTGAGCATTGCCAGAGGAATGGAAGTATAAGCCATGAGAGAAGAATCGAGGATCAAAAACAAAGCTCTATGATACCGTAAATGAAACTCAAAGAGAGAGTGAGGGAAAATTGACAACAGAATTCGAGGTGAAAAGTTATAAGTTTCAACCCAATGAGAAAACAGTTACACCTCAGATTATTATATTGACAATTACCCATGTAATTGTCAAGGGTCAACTAACTCTAGTTAATTAGCTAACTAACTACAAGAGTACAAAGAACTATAGTTAAGCCTATATTGTTAGATTTCAACTTAAAATCAATTGGCACTAAGTGAAGTTTCCTAACATATATATAAGCTACACCCCAAGAACTGAGGCAGACGGTGTGGGACTTCCTAACATCCCTCCTCCACAGATGTCACCGATATAGGCGAGCCTACTAGAATAGGCAAGAACTAAGATGGGTTATAGGCTCTAAtaccatgttagatttcaacttaaaaccaattggcacTAAGTGAAGTTGTCCAAGAGATATATAAGTTGCACCCCAAGAACTAAGGCAGGAGATGCTGGACTTCCTAACATATACACAAAAGacttaaagaaagaaagaactaTATTGAGTAAGTATACTCctataaataatttcttttgtattttagtttgtttattagtttttttggtAATAGGGGTGTAAGCCATAGCAGGTCATCCGCGAACCCGAATTGACTCAAACCAATCCAAACAGTTTGGGTTAGATAATTTTTGTGTTTGCATCAAACCTAAACCAAACCAATCAAACCCATTGATTTTTAGATTAGGTCAcaagttttaatatttgaacCTGCTAACTCGTTGATTCATTgatttgtattaaattattattattattattattattattattattatatatttttaatttttttcaaaaaaaaacaaatgttagtTACTATTGATTACATAAATTTATCGACCCGAATTGAGTAAACATCAACACATCCTTAACCTTCAGGATCAAAGTAGTaaggattttatttattaaagtcACTTCAAATGGACttttaaaaatacttcaaatCTATTTACAAGTAAGTCTCATAGTcccattgattttgatggaaaaaatgtttgaaattcATCTCCACTATGTTTATTGAAACTCTTTAACTCAAATATGATATGTTTAATTTCTCATCCCACATAATAGATAGATAGAAGTCAATGGATGAAGTGAGattcaataaaattacaattttttttaataaaaaatttaacaagaaACAATTGTATTTGATTTgtttactaaaaaatttaatttataaaaaatattatgttttttaaaaaaataaacaaaattaaatgttttgacCAATTAATCCAATCCAACGCAATTAATTTACAAAGGATTAGTTTGGAttgactttcttttttttttaagaaaatcaacccgtttaaatttaattaagttaGCTCATGAATTTGACCGTATGGAGTATAGTAGTGGTAAGGCATCAGTTTTTGGTACTGGCATGCAAATGTTCAAATCACTCCTATTTATGAACACCCGATCGGATATGTCAAGAA from Glycine soja cultivar W05 chromosome 8, ASM419377v2, whole genome shotgun sequence includes:
- the LOC114422636 gene encoding peptide methionine sulfoxide reductase B1, chloroplastic — its product is MASQSLSLPPTHIPYNRIIGKLDSKFLLWPSCAHIKPRRISTSIRAMGSSASSHSQSQYADSVESEAGADTIDYKSLTDEEWKKRLTNEQFYITRQKGTERAFTGEYWNTKTPGIYHCICCDTPLFESSTKFNSGTGWPSYYQTIGKNVKSKLDLSIIFMPRQEVLCAVCDAHLGHVFDDGPPPTGKRFCINSAALKLKPKQ